One Planctomycetota bacterium genomic region harbors:
- a CDS encoding ABC transporter ATP-binding protein translates to MEDFDVSLRGVTKILGGRRAVDGVTLDIRRGEFFSLLGPSGCGKTTLLRLVAGFETPDAGTLLLAGRDVTRVPPHRRDVNMVFQNYALFPHLTVLENVAFGLRIARDPDAETRARQALARVGLADAGGRAVSGLSGGEQQRVALARAIVTRPRVLLLDEPLSALDLKLRKGLQEELRRLQRELGMTFLYVTHDQEEALAMSDRVAVMNAGRLEQVGTPEEIYERPATRFVAEFVGSGNFFEGTGDGRVVRTRDGLTIEAPARGEVTLLVRPEKIRIPGGSDGIPARVEEVLYQGSSASIILRAGARRIVAEDANDGALAQVRPGETITVSWRPEDVLVLPRE, encoded by the coding sequence GTGGAGGACTTCGACGTCTCCCTGCGCGGCGTGACGAAGATCCTCGGCGGGCGCCGCGCGGTGGACGGGGTCACGCTCGACATCCGCCGGGGCGAGTTCTTTTCCCTTCTGGGCCCTTCGGGCTGCGGCAAGACGACGCTCCTGCGCCTCGTGGCCGGCTTCGAAACGCCCGACGCCGGAACCCTCCTCCTGGCCGGCCGCGACGTCACCCGCGTTCCGCCCCACCGCCGCGACGTCAACATGGTCTTCCAGAATTACGCGCTCTTTCCCCACCTGACCGTCCTCGAAAACGTGGCGTTCGGGCTGCGCATCGCCCGCGACCCGGACGCCGAGACGCGGGCGCGCCAGGCGCTGGCCCGCGTGGGCCTGGCGGACGCCGGCGGCCGCGCCGTGAGCGGACTTTCCGGCGGCGAACAGCAGCGCGTGGCCCTGGCGCGGGCCATCGTCACCCGGCCCCGCGTGCTGCTGCTCGACGAGCCGCTCTCGGCCCTGGACCTCAAGCTGCGCAAGGGCCTCCAGGAGGAGCTGCGCCGCCTCCAGCGGGAGCTCGGAATGACCTTCCTCTACGTCACCCACGACCAGGAGGAAGCCCTGGCCATGAGCGACCGCGTCGCGGTCATGAACGCGGGACGCCTCGAGCAGGTGGGGACCCCCGAGGAGATCTACGAGCGCCCCGCCACCCGCTTCGTCGCGGAGTTCGTGGGCTCCGGCAACTTCTTCGAAGGAACCGGCGACGGCCGCGTCGTCCGCACGCGCGACGGCCTGACGATCGAGGCCCCGGCCCGGGGCGAAGTGACCCTCCTCGTGCGGCCCGAAAAGATCCGCATCCCCGGAGGGTCCGACGGCATCCCCGCCCGCGTCGAGGAGGTCCTCTACCAGGGCTCGTCGGCGTCGATCATCCTGCGGGCGGGCGCGCGCCGCATCGTGGCGGAGGACGCCAACGACGGCGCCCTCGCCCAGGTGCGGCCCGGCGAGACGATCACCGTCTCCTGGCGGCCCGAAGACGTCCTGGTCCTCCCGAGGGAATGA
- a CDS encoding spermidine/putrescine ABC transporter substrate-binding protein, with translation MNARAALVLAALAAGTPDRPPELHVLTWSDYFAPDTIPGFEKEFGCRVTLDYIESSDTLRAKLAGGRSGYDVVFPSDEVLGELVARGLLEKLELSKIPNVRHLAPRFRGPAYDPRQEHSVPYLWGTTGLAYNKARVSPAPDSWTALWDPRWAGRVTILDDAREAFEAARRALGEGAGPLTREGIARAAARLRELRPLAFESAPKDRLIRGEAWLAQAFNGDALQAASAPERAGDIGYVVPREGGTLWIDNLCIPKGAPNPGLAHRFIDYLLRPEVAAAISKAVRFATPNAEAQKLLPRELLEDPLVYPREEDLRRCALLGELSPDLKAALEDAWSQVKAGGGGGGFPVLAVLGAAAVLAALAALLVPRRRESRT, from the coding sequence GTGAACGCCCGCGCGGCGCTTGTTCTGGCGGCGCTGGCGGCGGGGACGCCCGACCGCCCCCCCGAGCTCCACGTCCTCACGTGGTCCGACTACTTCGCTCCCGACACGATCCCGGGCTTCGAAAAAGAATTCGGCTGCCGCGTCACGCTCGACTACATCGAATCCTCGGACACGCTGCGCGCGAAGCTCGCCGGCGGGCGCTCCGGCTACGACGTCGTCTTCCCGAGCGACGAGGTCCTGGGGGAACTCGTCGCGCGCGGACTCCTCGAGAAGCTCGAGCTTTCGAAGATCCCGAACGTCCGCCATCTGGCGCCGAGATTCCGGGGGCCGGCCTATGATCCCCGGCAGGAGCATTCGGTCCCGTATCTTTGGGGAACGACGGGGCTGGCGTACAACAAGGCCCGCGTGTCGCCCGCGCCGGACTCCTGGACGGCGCTCTGGGATCCCCGCTGGGCCGGGCGCGTGACGATTCTCGACGACGCGCGCGAGGCGTTCGAAGCGGCGCGGCGGGCGCTCGGCGAGGGGGCGGGCCCGCTCACCCGCGAGGGGATCGCCCGCGCGGCGGCGCGGCTGCGCGAGCTTCGCCCGCTGGCCTTCGAGTCGGCCCCGAAGGACCGCCTCATCCGGGGCGAGGCGTGGCTCGCGCAGGCGTTCAACGGCGACGCGCTTCAGGCCGCCTCCGCGCCGGAGCGCGCCGGGGACATCGGCTACGTCGTCCCGCGCGAAGGGGGCACCCTGTGGATCGACAACCTCTGCATTCCCAAGGGGGCGCCGAACCCCGGGCTCGCGCACCGGTTCATCGACTACCTCCTGCGCCCCGAGGTCGCGGCGGCCATTTCCAAGGCCGTGCGTTTCGCCACGCCGAACGCGGAAGCGCAGAAGCTCCTGCCGCGCGAGCTTCTGGAGGATCCGCTCGTCTATCCCCGGGAGGAGGACCTCCGGCGGTGCGCCCTGCTGGGAGAGCTTTCGCCGGACCTCAAGGCCGCGCTCGAGGACGCCTGGAGCCAGGTGAAGGCGGGCGGGGGCGGCGGGGGATTTCCGGTTCTGGCGGTTCTGGGGGCGGCGGCCGTGCTGGCGGCCCTCGCGGCCCTTCTTGTGCCCCGCCGGCGCGAGAGCCGAACTTGA
- a CDS encoding ABC transporter permease, with the protein MTSSRRRFLALLLPPTLWLAAFLLLPTALLAAAGLSPEGLRLLARPATWELLARSLGMAALATALCLVLAYPAAYFIAGCSPRRRNLLLFLVVLPFWTNLLVRIYALRTILPAGLLNTPGAVLLGLVHSFLPFMILPLYGSIEKLPRRLLEASQDLGASPWQTFWKVTVPLTRAGIGAGCILVFIPAAGIFALPELLGGASTPLVGNQIELFFKKNPNSAAGSALTLVLLALTGLLAWAYIRLRHSEGLA; encoded by the coding sequence ATGACCTCCTCCCGGCGGCGGTTCCTGGCGCTTCTCCTGCCCCCGACCCTCTGGCTGGCCGCGTTTCTCCTTCTGCCGACGGCGCTTCTGGCGGCAGCGGGCCTGTCGCCGGAAGGACTCCGCCTGCTGGCCCGCCCGGCGACCTGGGAGCTTCTGGCCCGGTCCCTGGGAATGGCCGCCTTGGCGACGGCGCTCTGCCTGGTGCTCGCGTACCCGGCCGCGTATTTCATTGCGGGCTGCTCCCCCCGCCGGCGGAACCTCCTTCTCTTCCTCGTGGTGCTCCCCTTCTGGACGAACCTCCTCGTGCGGATCTACGCGCTCAGGACGATCCTCCCGGCCGGCCTCCTCAACACGCCGGGGGCCGTCCTTCTCGGCCTCGTCCACAGCTTCCTGCCCTTCATGATCCTGCCTCTTTACGGATCGATCGAGAAGCTCCCGCGCCGACTCCTGGAGGCGTCGCAGGACCTGGGCGCCTCCCCGTGGCAGACCTTCTGGAAGGTGACCGTGCCGCTCACGCGCGCCGGAATCGGAGCGGGCTGCATCCTCGTCTTCATCCCCGCCGCCGGAATCTTCGCGCTGCCGGAACTCCTCGGCGGGGCGAGCACGCCGCTGGTGGGCAACCAGATCGAGCTTTTCTTCAAGAAGAATCCCAACTCGGCGGCCGGCTCGGCGCTCACGCTCGTGCTTCTGGCCCTCACGGGGCTTCTCGCGTGGGCCTACATCCGCCTGCGCCACTCGGAGGGACTGGCGTGA
- a CDS encoding ABC transporter permease, with protein MRKALGAYTALLLAALYLPIGALVAFSFNESRHPTAWTGFTLEWYRKAFGDARLLGELGNTLTLAAASTALSTVLGTLAALAARASFRGKKLYATLVTLPVLVPDIVLAIALLSLFRALGVPLSLGTAVIGHATFNLAYVALVVSARLEGLDRSVELAAQDLGATPWRAFWKVTFPAVAPGILSGAILAFTLSFDDFVVTYFTTGPGGATLPVRIYSMVRFGVTPEMNAVAAAILAVSFALIALALRISRVPAAGVGR; from the coding sequence GTGAGGAAGGCGCTCGGGGCGTACACGGCGCTTCTTCTGGCCGCGCTTTATCTTCCGATCGGCGCGCTCGTCGCCTTCTCCTTCAACGAATCCCGCCACCCCACCGCCTGGACCGGCTTCACGCTCGAATGGTACCGCAAGGCGTTCGGCGACGCGCGCCTCCTCGGGGAGCTCGGGAACACCCTGACCCTGGCGGCCGCCTCCACCGCGCTTTCGACCGTGCTCGGAACGCTGGCGGCCCTGGCGGCGCGCGCGTCCTTCCGGGGCAAGAAGCTCTACGCGACGCTCGTCACGCTTCCCGTCCTCGTGCCGGACATCGTTCTGGCGATCGCGCTTCTGTCCCTCTTCCGCGCGCTCGGCGTGCCGCTCTCCCTCGGCACGGCCGTCATCGGGCATGCGACCTTCAACCTCGCGTACGTCGCGCTGGTCGTCTCGGCGCGCCTGGAGGGGCTGGACCGGTCCGTCGAGCTGGCCGCGCAGGACCTGGGGGCGACCCCCTGGCGGGCGTTCTGGAAGGTGACGTTCCCGGCCGTCGCCCCCGGAATCCTCTCGGGCGCGATTCTCGCCTTTACCTTGTCGTTCGACGACTTCGTGGTAACGTATTTCACCACGGGTCCCGGGGGGGCCACCCTCCCGGTCCGCATCTACTCGATGGTGCGCTTCGGGGTGACGCCGGAAATGAACGCGGTCGCCGCGGCGATCCTGGCGGTGTCCTTCGCGCTGATCGCGCTGGCGCTGCGGATCTCGCGCGTGCCGGCGGCGGGAGTGGGACGGTGA
- a CDS encoding DUF1080 domain-containing protein, whose amino-acid sequence MRIAAVVLGAFLGAGSAPRQERIALFNGKDLSNFYTYLHAKPGGGEPLGKNNDPLGVFTVRDGVIRVSGEVFGYLSTEKEFENYELIVEYRWGEKTYPPRETQARDSGILFHVQGEDKIWPCSLEFQIIEGGTGDLLLVGGASMDFDPALEPRFAGKGMLSPDGKRIVKGRVNWPGRSRQWKDVLGFRDAGDLEKPRGEWNRLELRCRKGTFSYVVNGALVLEGRGAFPGKGRILLQSEGAEIFFRKVDLVRIPGD is encoded by the coding sequence ATGAGGATCGCCGCGGTCGTTCTGGGCGCCTTCCTCGGGGCGGGGTCCGCGCCCCGCCAGGAGCGCATCGCCCTTTTCAACGGGAAGGACCTCTCCAACTTCTACACGTATCTGCACGCCAAGCCCGGAGGCGGCGAGCCGCTCGGGAAGAACAACGACCCGCTCGGCGTCTTCACGGTGCGGGACGGCGTGATCCGCGTCTCGGGAGAGGTCTTCGGGTACCTTTCGACCGAGAAGGAATTCGAAAACTACGAACTTATCGTGGAATACCGGTGGGGTGAGAAAACGTATCCTCCCCGCGAGACCCAGGCGCGCGACAGCGGCATCCTCTTTCACGTTCAGGGAGAGGACAAGATCTGGCCCTGCTCGCTCGAGTTCCAGATCATCGAGGGCGGAACGGGCGATCTCCTCCTCGTCGGAGGGGCGAGCATGGACTTCGATCCCGCGCTGGAGCCCCGCTTCGCGGGAAAGGGGATGCTCTCGCCGGACGGAAAACGGATCGTGAAAGGACGCGTCAACTGGCCCGGACGGTCCCGTCAATGGAAGGACGTCCTGGGGTTCCGGGACGCCGGGGATCTGGAGAAGCCGCGGGGGGAATGGAACCGGCTGGAGCTGCGCTGCCGGAAGGGAACGTTCTCCTACGTCGTCAACGGCGCCTTGGTCCTCGAAGGGCGCGGCGCGTTCCCGGGCAAAGGGCGCATCCTCCTTCAGTCCGAAGGGGCGGAGATCTTCTTCCGCAAGGTGGACCTCGTGCGGATCCCGGGGGATTGA
- a CDS encoding DUF1570 domain-containing protein, whose product MGTKLWGSLLAAAAALTLSGGAPQGGGVPARAQDSDARREQREKRAQELWDAALQLEKEGKFAEAQAKLRELRSRYRSTHVYRHHLIDIIDKLNELGQRLAVGFLGKTAPSKRAHVDSWYGYEFTPPEAWKGVPPLAQWFGDQDSSETLYRGRTYRIARYTAPYLEKLYLEVYKTFDCSNLEDLETRATSTLEGQFKGLREEQKSQGAGRMPYVRKVFTSAAGDRVVAYYYYAERVGLMLAGIWRAGGEESIFVRVTTVTSQGTSSRKTKELPVDAKDFGEALKIFDQTAKTFRIYDQATRQGKRTQMDRGALCADWNIMKSPRGNYIIEYATRPEFAKRVGEEMEQILALYKQIIPTQKAIPPCRIKVFDREEDFQYYSFAYGAAAYWSPGQEEIVCYRFEGDKLRSRETEEEFEIAEERNPEDVTIKVLYHEGFHQYMYFYMGRDRGVYVPSWMNEGLGDYFFGGEWSADRRKFTIGINDWRIRTILSAIRKNEHVPISQIIRYEQAQYYANPGLCYAEGWALNYFFQQSDVARRKGYHLLPRRMLEELKTSADWEKATQKVFGGLDLKKMEEEWKEFMLSLPIAKELEKKEQEKGGEKPQEPEKKQAR is encoded by the coding sequence ATGGGCACGAAACTTTGGGGCTCCCTTCTGGCCGCCGCGGCGGCCCTGACGCTTTCGGGCGGGGCCCCGCAGGGCGGAGGAGTCCCGGCCCGGGCCCAGGACTCGGACGCCCGGCGCGAACAGCGCGAGAAGCGGGCGCAGGAACTCTGGGACGCCGCGCTTCAGCTCGAGAAGGAAGGCAAGTTCGCCGAAGCCCAGGCGAAGCTCCGCGAGCTTCGATCCCGCTACCGGTCCACCCATGTCTACAGGCACCACCTCATCGACATCATCGACAAGCTCAACGAGCTGGGGCAGAGGCTGGCCGTCGGCTTCCTGGGAAAGACCGCGCCGTCCAAGCGCGCCCATGTGGACTCCTGGTACGGATACGAGTTCACGCCGCCGGAAGCCTGGAAGGGGGTGCCCCCCCTGGCCCAGTGGTTCGGCGACCAGGACAGCAGCGAGACCCTCTATCGGGGCCGCACCTACCGCATCGCGCGGTACACCGCTCCGTACCTGGAGAAGCTCTACCTCGAGGTGTACAAGACCTTCGACTGCTCGAATCTGGAAGACCTCGAGACGCGCGCGACCAGCACTCTGGAAGGACAGTTCAAGGGCCTCCGGGAGGAGCAGAAAAGCCAAGGCGCCGGCCGGATGCCCTACGTGCGCAAGGTCTTCACGAGCGCGGCCGGCGACCGCGTCGTGGCGTACTACTACTACGCGGAACGGGTGGGCCTCATGCTGGCCGGGATCTGGCGGGCCGGCGGCGAGGAGAGCATCTTCGTCCGGGTCACGACCGTAACCTCCCAGGGAACCTCATCCCGGAAGACCAAGGAACTTCCGGTGGACGCCAAGGACTTCGGCGAAGCGCTGAAGATCTTCGATCAGACCGCCAAGACCTTCCGGATCTACGACCAGGCGACCCGTCAGGGCAAGCGCACCCAGATGGACCGCGGGGCCCTGTGCGCCGACTGGAACATCATGAAGTCTCCGAGGGGCAACTACATCATCGAGTACGCCACCCGCCCCGAGTTCGCCAAGCGCGTCGGAGAGGAAATGGAGCAGATCCTCGCGCTCTACAAACAGATCATCCCCACCCAGAAGGCGATTCCGCCCTGCCGCATCAAGGTCTTCGACCGCGAGGAGGACTTCCAGTACTACTCCTTCGCCTACGGCGCGGCGGCCTACTGGAGCCCGGGGCAGGAGGAAATCGTCTGCTACCGGTTCGAGGGCGACAAGCTGCGGTCCCGCGAAACGGAGGAGGAATTCGAGATCGCCGAGGAGCGCAACCCCGAGGACGTCACCATCAAGGTCCTCTACCACGAGGGGTTCCACCAGTACATGTACTTCTATATGGGCCGCGACCGGGGCGTCTACGTCCCGTCGTGGATGAACGAAGGTCTGGGCGACTACTTCTTCGGCGGCGAATGGTCCGCGGACCGCCGGAAGTTCACGATCGGGATCAACGACTGGCGCATCCGCACCATCCTCTCGGCGATCCGCAAGAACGAGCACGTTCCGATCTCGCAGATCATCCGCTACGAGCAGGCCCAGTATTACGCCAATCCCGGCCTCTGCTACGCCGAAGGCTGGGCGCTCAATTACTTCTTCCAGCAGAGCGACGTGGCCCGCCGCAAGGGCTACCATCTCCTGCCCCGCCGGATGCTCGAGGAACTCAAGACGTCGGCCGACTGGGAAAAGGCCACGCAGAAAGTCTTCGGCGGACTCGACCTCAAGAAGATGGAAGAGGAGTGGAAGGAGTTCATGCTCTCGCTCCCGATCGCCAAGGAGCTCGAAAAGAAGGAGCAGGAAAAGGGCGGGGAGAAACCCCAAGAGCCCGAGAAGAAGCAGGCCCGTTGA
- a CDS encoding carbohydrate-binding domain-containing protein, translated as MRKILLASGLVLAGCASEAPKKESAPAPAMARPAEAKPAPAPAAPKPQPVSVELSKVKFLAENTDLFGYNEGEGKLFFYTNGAAEAVVRVAADGEYEIVITASCDAAENENARFRVSVDGAPAGGEIALTSTEAREYKVPARLRAGDRKIAVEFTNDAYKENEFDRNLYVHAIAVRPK; from the coding sequence ATGCGAAAGATTCTCCTGGCGTCCGGTCTGGTCCTGGCGGGATGCGCGTCCGAGGCTCCGAAGAAGGAGTCGGCGCCGGCTCCGGCGATGGCGCGGCCGGCCGAAGCCAAGCCCGCGCCGGCTCCGGCGGCTCCCAAGCCGCAGCCGGTTTCGGTGGAGCTTTCGAAGGTGAAGTTCCTGGCCGAGAACACCGACCTTTTCGGCTACAACGAGGGCGAAGGCAAGCTCTTCTTCTACACCAACGGCGCCGCCGAGGCCGTCGTGCGCGTCGCGGCGGACGGCGAGTATGAGATCGTGATCACGGCCTCCTGCGACGCGGCGGAGAACGAGAACGCCCGGTTCCGCGTGAGCGTGGACGGCGCTCCGGCGGGCGGCGAGATCGCCCTGACCTCGACCGAAGCGCGCGAGTACAAGGTGCCGGCGCGCCTCAGGGCGGGGGACCGCAAGATCGCGGTGGAGTTCACCAACGACGCGTACAAGGAGAACGAGTTCGACCGGAACCTGTACGTGCACGCGATCGCCGTCCGGCCGAAGTAG
- the metF gene encoding methylenetetrahydrofolate reductase [NAD(P)H]: MHIADIFRAHPTTFSFEFFPPRTPEASERLFRTIAQLEPLKPSFVDVTYGAGGSTRDLTDALVLRLRRETRLEAIPHLTCVCHSRREIDEILERWAAAGVGNILALSGDPPRDRPGWDRSRDAFRYAADLVRHIRTFNAAGRHPDPRGFGIGVAGFPEGHPATPNRLREMDYLKAKVDAGADYIVTQLFFDNAVFYDFRDRCELAGIRVPILAGIMPITSESGMHRMAELAAGTNFPAALLRAIRRCQGDPEAVRRVGIHWATEQCRDLLDHEARGLHFYTLNQSDATLQIYLNLGLARAADPGRPRG; encoded by the coding sequence GTGCACATCGCGGACATCTTCCGGGCCCATCCGACGACGTTTTCCTTCGAGTTCTTCCCCCCCAGGACGCCGGAGGCCTCGGAGCGGCTCTTCCGGACGATCGCGCAGCTGGAGCCCCTCAAGCCGAGCTTCGTGGACGTGACCTACGGGGCCGGGGGGAGCACGCGGGACCTCACGGACGCGCTCGTCCTGCGCCTGCGCCGCGAGACGCGCCTGGAGGCGATCCCGCACCTCACCTGCGTGTGCCACAGCCGGCGGGAGATCGACGAGATCCTCGAGCGCTGGGCGGCGGCGGGGGTGGGAAACATCCTGGCGCTCTCGGGGGACCCTCCGCGGGACCGCCCCGGCTGGGACCGTTCGCGGGACGCCTTCCGCTATGCGGCGGATCTGGTGCGGCACATCCGCACGTTCAACGCGGCCGGCCGGCATCCGGACCCGCGCGGGTTCGGAATCGGGGTCGCGGGCTTCCCCGAGGGGCACCCGGCGACGCCCAACCGGCTGCGCGAGATGGACTACCTGAAGGCCAAGGTGGACGCGGGCGCCGACTACATCGTCACGCAGCTTTTCTTCGACAACGCCGTCTTCTACGACTTCCGGGACCGCTGCGAGCTGGCCGGAATCCGGGTGCCCATCCTGGCGGGGATCATGCCGATCACCTCCGAGTCGGGGATGCACCGGATGGCGGAGCTGGCGGCGGGCACGAACTTTCCGGCGGCGCTCCTGCGGGCGATCCGCCGCTGCCAGGGGGATCCGGAGGCCGTCCGGCGGGTGGGCATCCACTGGGCGACCGAGCAGTGCCGCGATCTTCTGGACCACGAGGCGCGGGGACTCCACTTCTACACGCTCAACCAGTCGGACGCGACGCTGCAGATCTACCTCAACCTGGGGCTGGCGCGCGCGGCGGACCCGGGGCGGCCGCGGGGTTAA
- a CDS encoding Xaa-Pro peptidase family protein — MRSLLLLTALLLQATPGAVTLPDEEFARRRARLAEILSGGAVALDTGPLAEVGSDANTPLFDFKYLTGFHDPEGLLLLAGGRAVAFASDPARTPARGEGLTVLPLDRFDAWAAEHLKDVERVYTKLRRKNLDRLARAAPRAELVGGRLGAELARLRLVKSDAEIRLIRKASDATCAAHRAALRALKPGINERAIQDLVESTFRKEGCPELGFPSICASGRNGTILHYMKNDQPVPPETLMVIDIGAALENYVTDITRTLPTSGRFSPDQRRAYQTVLDAQKAAEAALRPGATFAELDEAARRVFEERGMTRWSYAHSRDGSVRHALGHYVGMAVHDSGSYREPFRPGVVLTIEPGWYDKDAGYGIRIEDIYLVTENGFERLSASAPREIEEIEKAMAEREQEDRR, encoded by the coding sequence ATGCGCTCCCTTCTCCTCCTGACGGCCCTGCTCCTGCAGGCGACCCCCGGCGCGGTCACGCTCCCGGACGAGGAATTCGCCCGCCGGCGCGCCCGGCTGGCCGAGATCCTTTCCGGCGGGGCCGTGGCCCTCGACACGGGCCCCCTGGCCGAGGTCGGAAGCGACGCCAACACCCCGCTTTTCGATTTCAAGTACCTCACGGGCTTCCACGATCCCGAGGGCCTCCTCCTCCTGGCGGGCGGACGCGCCGTCGCGTTCGCCTCCGATCCCGCCCGGACGCCCGCGCGCGGCGAAGGCCTGACGGTTCTGCCGCTCGATCGCTTCGACGCCTGGGCGGCCGAGCATCTCAAGGACGTCGAGCGCGTCTATACCAAGCTCCGGAGAAAAAACCTCGACCGCCTCGCCCGCGCCGCCCCCCGCGCGGAGCTCGTGGGCGGACGCCTGGGCGCGGAGCTGGCGCGCCTCCGGCTCGTCAAAAGCGACGCCGAGATCCGCCTGATCCGCAAGGCGTCGGACGCCACCTGCGCCGCCCACCGCGCGGCGCTTCGGGCGCTCAAGCCGGGAATCAACGAGCGCGCCATCCAGGATCTCGTCGAATCCACCTTCCGGAAGGAAGGCTGCCCGGAGCTGGGCTTCCCCTCGATCTGCGCCTCCGGCCGCAACGGAACGATCCTGCACTACATGAAGAACGATCAGCCCGTGCCGCCCGAGACCCTCATGGTGATCGACATCGGCGCGGCCCTCGAGAATTACGTGACGGACATCACCCGCACGCTGCCCACCTCCGGGCGCTTCTCCCCCGATCAGCGCCGGGCCTACCAGACCGTCCTCGACGCTCAAAAGGCCGCCGAAGCGGCGCTCCGTCCCGGCGCGACCTTCGCGGAGCTCGACGAAGCCGCCCGCCGCGTCTTCGAGGAACGCGGAATGACCCGGTGGTCCTACGCCCACTCCCGCGACGGCTCCGTCCGGCACGCTCTGGGGCACTACGTCGGCATGGCGGTCCACGACTCCGGAAGCTACCGCGAACCCTTCCGCCCCGGCGTCGTCCTGACGATCGAGCCCGGCTGGTACGACAAGGACGCCGGCTACGGCATCCGCATCGAAGACATCTACCTCGTCACCGAGAACGGCTTCGAACGCCTTTCCGCCTCCGCGCCGCGCGAAATCGAGGAAATCGAAAAGGCCATGGCCGAGCGGGAGCAGGAGGATCGCCGATGA